A stretch of the Desulfovibrio sp. JC022 genome encodes the following:
- a CDS encoding DNA internalization-related competence protein ComEC/Rec2 has translation MNQVADNLIIENRPGLPGLFFWQILVPAFVFGILSIKWMLPSLTALLVYFFIINIFRPEKGAAVLLLILFGFGNWYGSFVLPPGPGPMEEWMTAREKVQLSGIIHSIKGAPGNRLKILLEDVTCQSETGYTSLSGYLNWTWDKPDKFPFVGQSVSLYVRVKPVHGFRNSGLWDYDFYCRIKNIRYRTYTRGVIKNGGLVPYEPQGLQKLRASLREHILKNGPPTDGGAIFPALLTGDRFYLSRNSVELIRRAGVSHILALSGLHVGFIVAMGFGLAWLAGAVSPRIYLRVPRMRLGVLFSVLPVLLYLWLGQFSPSLMRAVCMFGFWGLLMFCSRGRVLLDGLFLAVVVILAFSPLSVFDLGFQLSVLAVSGIALLYPLFARLMPSGHNLFIKMTRFVLAIFYVSLSANIALLPITIWNFGVLTPNFIFNILFVPVLGSVILPVCGVGGLVASYFSPELSQALFMWGAKVFDWLLQLVREAVSAGLLPEYAFYRPHWEGLLIYYLVLGAALLCWHGKIKRAQLLLIPIVMLFGLRVSGEFGPDRVRMDILDTGQSQCVVISGPAGTRTVVDGGGGFGRTFDMGRSIVGPWLAYGHLPRVDNVFMTHGDRDHAGGLAFLFEKFAVGSFYSNGDIPSGRVGERFVAAFKEKDIVPQVLRGGDEVVLEPGLVMQILHPSSRFEGSRNDRSLYLRLLWNGHPLLSISGDLDSKGVRAVLKSGNELDSKVLILPHHGSAGSYSPELYERVAPEFVLAACGFLNRFNFVSKKVVRELDKRQICMYTTSAYGILTVEWNNAGEVVTAP, from the coding sequence ATGAATCAGGTTGCGGATAATTTGATTATTGAAAACAGGCCCGGACTACCGGGCCTGTTTTTCTGGCAGATTCTAGTTCCCGCCTTTGTTTTTGGCATCCTGTCCATAAAATGGATGCTTCCTTCCTTGACCGCTCTATTGGTCTATTTTTTTATTATTAATATTTTTCGGCCTGAGAAAGGTGCCGCAGTTCTACTTTTGATTCTGTTCGGTTTTGGCAATTGGTATGGTTCTTTTGTCCTGCCGCCCGGTCCGGGGCCAATGGAAGAGTGGATGACAGCCCGCGAAAAGGTGCAGCTTAGCGGAATAATCCACAGCATCAAAGGTGCTCCGGGAAATCGTCTAAAAATCCTGCTTGAAGATGTCACTTGTCAGAGCGAAACGGGATATACTTCGCTTTCCGGGTATTTGAATTGGACATGGGATAAGCCGGATAAATTCCCCTTTGTTGGGCAGTCGGTATCGCTTTATGTGCGGGTTAAGCCTGTTCATGGATTCCGCAACAGCGGACTTTGGGATTACGATTTTTATTGCCGCATCAAGAATATCCGTTACCGAACCTACACCCGAGGGGTGATTAAAAATGGTGGTTTGGTGCCGTATGAGCCGCAGGGCTTGCAGAAATTACGGGCTTCCCTGCGTGAACATATTCTTAAAAACGGACCTCCCACAGATGGCGGGGCAATCTTTCCGGCGCTGCTGACCGGGGACCGCTTCTATCTTTCCCGCAACAGTGTTGAACTTATCCGCCGGGCCGGAGTTTCGCACATTCTGGCCTTGTCCGGGCTTCATGTCGGGTTCATTGTGGCAATGGGATTTGGTCTGGCGTGGCTGGCCGGAGCTGTTTCTCCCCGTATTTATCTGCGGGTGCCCCGGATGCGGCTGGGCGTTCTTTTTTCTGTTCTTCCGGTATTGCTTTATCTCTGGTTGGGGCAATTCAGTCCATCACTCATGCGGGCAGTGTGCATGTTCGGTTTCTGGGGATTGCTCATGTTTTGCAGCCGGGGCAGGGTGCTTTTGGATGGCCTTTTTCTGGCTGTTGTTGTGATTCTGGCATTCTCTCCGCTCAGTGTTTTTGACTTGGGCTTTCAGCTATCTGTGCTGGCAGTGAGCGGAATTGCTCTGCTTTATCCGTTGTTTGCGCGGTTGATGCCTTCCGGTCACAATTTATTTATTAAAATGACCCGGTTCGTGCTGGCTATCTTTTATGTCAGTCTGTCGGCCAATATTGCCTTGCTGCCGATTACAATCTGGAATTTCGGGGTGCTCACCCCCAATTTTATTTTCAATATTCTTTTTGTGCCTGTTCTTGGTTCGGTCATTCTGCCTGTTTGCGGAGTGGGTGGGCTGGTGGCGTCTTATTTTAGCCCGGAACTCTCGCAGGCTTTGTTTATGTGGGGCGCAAAGGTCTTTGATTGGTTGTTGCAATTGGTGCGGGAGGCAGTGAGTGCCGGATTGCTGCCTGAATATGCTTTCTACCGTCCTCACTGGGAAGGGCTGCTGATTTACTATCTCGTTCTGGGAGCGGCGCTTCTTTGTTGGCACGGTAAAATAAAGCGGGCGCAATTGTTGCTTATTCCGATTGTTATGCTGTTCGGACTGCGTGTTTCAGGGGAATTCGGACCGGATCGGGTGCGTATGGATATTCTTGATACCGGGCAATCCCAGTGCGTGGTTATCAGCGGACCTGCTGGAACTCGCACTGTTGTGGACGGTGGCGGCGGTTTCGGCAGGACTTTTGATATGGGACGATCCATTGTCGGGCCGTGGCTGGCTTATGGGCATCTCCCGCGGGTGGATAACGTTTTCATGACCCATGGTGACCGGGATCATGCCGGAGGGCTTGCTTTTCTGTTTGAAAAGTTTGCCGTGGGCAGTTTTTATTCCAATGGAGATATTCCCAGTGGTCGGGTGGGGGAACGATTTGTTGCGGCATTTAAAGAAAAGGACATAGTTCCGCAAGTTCTCCGCGGCGGAGATGAGGTTGTTCTTGAGCCGGGGCTGGTTATGCAGATTTTGCATCCGTCTTCCCGTTTTGAAGGTAGCCGCAATGACCGCTCTCTTTATTTGCGTTTACTCTGGAATGGGCATCCCCTGCTTTCCATTTCAGGTGATCTGGATAGTAAGGGGGTGCGGGCTGTGCTTAAGAGTGGAAATGAGCTTGATTCCAAAGTTCTGATCCTGCCGCATCATGGCAGTGCCGGGTCATATTCACCTGAATTGTATGAGCGTGTCGCCCCGGAGTTTGTCCTTGCCGCTTGCGGTTTTTTAAATCGCT
- the murA gene encoding UDP-N-acetylglucosamine 1-carboxyvinyltransferase gives MDKLVIEGGVSLNGPIRVSGSKNAALPILLACILPEGPICLSNVPRLRDIHTTLKLLDILGCETSFEGNTVCSEVKDLKIEAPYDLVKTMRASVLCLGPLLALKGEAKVALPGGCAIGARPVDLHLTAFEQMGATFDLDSGYIHGKCDKLKGAHIHFDFPTVGGTENVLMAASIAEGETIIENAAREPEVVDLAKFLIACGAKISGHGTSIITVQGVPSLKGCDYKVMPDRIEAGTYMVAAAMTDGELLIEDCPFQELESVVYKLRKMGVFLEEEEGGVRVRRTNGLISGVDITTQPYPGFPTDMQAQLMTLMCLSTGAGTIEEKIFENRFMHVQELVRMGANIKLKGRTAMIRGVERMTGAPVMASDLRASASLVVAGLAASGRTDVQRIYHLDRGYEKLEDKLSAVGARVWREKE, from the coding sequence ATGGATAAATTAGTTATTGAAGGTGGAGTTTCCCTGAATGGCCCGATTCGGGTCAGCGGTTCCAAGAACGCAGCCCTGCCTATTCTGCTGGCTTGCATCCTGCCAGAGGGGCCGATTTGTCTCAGCAATGTCCCCCGTTTGCGGGATATTCATACTACGCTCAAGCTGCTCGATATTCTCGGGTGCGAAACTTCATTTGAAGGGAATACTGTATGCAGCGAGGTAAAGGATCTTAAGATTGAAGCTCCGTACGATCTGGTTAAGACCATGCGTGCTTCCGTGCTCTGTCTCGGTCCGCTGCTGGCCCTGAAGGGTGAGGCCAAGGTTGCGCTTCCCGGCGGCTGTGCCATCGGCGCACGTCCTGTTGATCTGCACCTGACCGCATTTGAGCAGATGGGTGCCACTTTTGATCTTGATTCCGGCTATATCCACGGAAAATGTGACAAGCTTAAAGGTGCGCACATTCATTTTGATTTCCCCACTGTGGGCGGTACTGAAAATGTACTCATGGCTGCTTCCATTGCGGAAGGGGAGACCATTATTGAGAACGCTGCCCGTGAGCCTGAAGTTGTCGATCTTGCCAAATTTCTTATTGCCTGCGGAGCTAAAATTTCCGGGCACGGGACCAGCATCATCACTGTTCAGGGTGTGCCTTCGCTTAAAGGTTGTGATTACAAGGTCATGCCGGATCGCATTGAGGCCGGAACCTACATGGTTGCCGCAGCAATGACTGACGGCGAGCTTCTGATCGAGGATTGTCCCTTTCAAGAACTTGAGTCTGTTGTCTATAAGTTGCGCAAGATGGGCGTTTTTCTTGAGGAAGAGGAAGGCGGAGTCCGCGTGCGCCGTACCAACGGCCTTATCTCCGGCGTGGATATCACCACCCAGCCTTATCCCGGTTTTCCTACTGACATGCAGGCTCAGCTCATGACTTTGATGTGTCTTTCCACCGGTGCCGGAACTATTGAAGAAAAGATTTTCGAAAACCGCTTCATGCATGTGCAGGAACTGGTGCGTATGGGTGCGAACATCAAGCTTAAAGGTCGTACTGCCATGATCCGCGGTGTTGAAAGAATGACCGGTGCCCCGGTTATGGCTTCCGATCTGCGGGCCAGTGCTTCTTTGGTTGTTGCCGGATTGGCAGCTTCCGGGCGTACTGATGTTCAGCGTATTTATCATCTTGATCGCGGGTATGAGAAGTTGGAAGACAAACTTTCCGCTGTCGGCGCAAGGGTCTGGCGCGAGAAAGAATAG